AAGAGCTTCAGACTATCAATAGTAGTTATGCTCTCCATCTATAAAATTTATCTCCTTCACTATCCTATGGGATGTCTGCACGACACTTCTATTGAAAACCTTCGCACGTAGTTTCAAGTGTTGTCAAAGCCATCTAGGGACGGTGCATATATTCTAAGGCCAATGAAATGACAACGTGGATAACTTGAACCTGAAATCCGTTTCCTATGCTACTGAGAATTGGAAAATGGATAAATGTGATGATCCCCAACGACGTTTTCCTTACTTCTGCCGTTTACCGCCGCATCCAAACTGTTCAGAAGCTGCTGACATTTGACTCTACAGTATTTGGCAGTTCTACCTAAAACTGAAATGGTTAAAAGGCCGAACTGGCTGGTAGAACAGCTGCCAAGGCTGGTATTCAGGCCCTGGTGCAGTTAGCTGTGTATTCCATGCATTGTTTTAGAAGCTTACAAAACACAGCCATCTTGCATCAGGCATCCCGACCCAGGAAGAAGGCGAGCCCCGTCCCGTCGGCTTGGAGATGCCACCTGCGCGGAGCCAGCCGTCCCAGGTGGCAGAGTTCTCGCGGACCGCCTGCAGCCTGCAACCTGCACCGCGGGACCCGCCACGGCCCGAGCCGGTGTCTTGAGTGAATAAAGTTTGCGGGCTGCCCGGTCGCACCTGGCCCGTAGCGAGAGCAGGAAAACAGCCGTCCGGCCGCCCTGCCAGCTGCTAGAGCAGCCCCAACCGAACGTGGGCGCGGGGTGCGAGGCTTCTATTTGCAAGCTTCCTGTCGGGTAGTGTTTTCAACTGGGGCGCGGAGACTGGGCCGGCGGtgtcctcctccccgcccccacgccGTCCGGGGCGCCTCGGGGACGCGCGCCGGAGCGGGGcgccccctccctcaccctccccGCCGCTGCCCGAGACGCCCGCAGGCCGGGCGTTCACCGGCCGCGCCTCCTcccgccagcccctccccccaactTCCCCCTCGGCGCCCCAAACCCGGGCTTCCTGAGTTCCATGACGTGTGCGCACGGAGCTGGGTGGGAGTGCGGGGCCGGGGAGCCGGAGTTAAAacgggggcgggcgggcggccgtCTCGGCGGGAGCCGGCGGCCCTTCAGCGTGTCTTTTGTGTTTGTACACACACTGCGCGAGGCAGTCGGGAGGAGGGAGCTGGCGGCGCGCGGGGGAGGGGCGAGCGCGCGCCAGCGAACGGGcgcgcggggggaggggggaggcggaGCGCGAgcgaggggcgggggcggggccgagcCTTCCCTCCATTGTGTGTGATTGGTTGGCGCGcggcgcgggggcggggcggcttGTGTTGGGGGATAGCCTCGGTGTCAGCCATCTTTCAATTGTGTTCGCAGCCGCCGCCGCGCCGCCGTCGCTCTCCAACGCCAGCGCCGCCTCTAGCTCGCCGAGCTCCAGCCGAAGGAGAAGGGGGGTAAGTTTCCCCGTCTGCCCGCTTCCCCGGAACCGAGCCCCGCTTGCCGTCAGCCCCGGGCCGGGCCCCGGCCGTGCCGGGAGGGGACCCAGGGTCCCTCCGGCTTGGCCCCAAAACTTTTTGGCCCAGAAATGGAGGTGAGGAGCGAGTTTCCCTCTCCCCTTAGGCAGCGGCGGCTCCGGCGGCTCCCCAGTCTCTCGTCGCCTCAGCCCAACAGCAGCAACCGCCGCGTCGCCGAGCCTGTTCTCCCTCCCCGCGCCCCTGGCTCCTTTTTCTTCGGTGAAATCCCGCCCGCTGCCCCTTCCCGGGACCCCAGACCTTCACCACGACCCGCGCGGGCCTCTTAACTACCGACCCCGGACCCCGGACCCCAGTTTTCGGGCGGGAAAAGGGTGGAAATCGCCAGTGCTTCCCACCCTGGGGTAACTCGCTTTTTGCTGCCTCCCCACAGTTGTTGCTAAGCTTCACCATCTTGTCTCTCTTCTCTGGTCACCGACCATATTTTTTCCCCCGTTTCTCTCTTCCCCATttcaaaaaaggaggaaaaaattttaaagagaaacatttttttctcctttttagagAAGCGGAAACTTGATGCatttgaaatgcaaaaaaactttTGCATTTTGGAGGGCGGCACGTGGCAGGGGATGGAGTATTTTCGAGCGATTTGGTGTTTTGTCTCTTTGGAAAGGAATCGGATACGTTTTGCgattgtttccattttgttctgGTCTGGGAGCCGAGTTTGTGCCTGCGCGAGACGCTAGGAGCGAGGCGGGCAGGCTGGGGGACCCTGTGCCGAGGGGCCGGAGGAGGCGAAACCAAAAGTTTATGTGGTGCTTGGGGTGGACCAGTCGGCCAGTCTTGTGCGTTAATTAAAGCCTGGGTGCGGGGcaggttttttttattattattatttcattgcgAATCCTCTGAGGACTGGACTCGAGGACGGTGCTTTGTAGAATGCTCGCTGTTGGTAGCTGTTGTTCCTCTTGTTTTTTGAGACGCCTTTTTGTCAACAGAACTGTAGAGATGCAAAACCAGAAATGTTTTCAGATATTTACAGCAATCTATCAACTGCCAGACGTAAAGGGGGggcggcggtggggggggggggtgactgAAACCTTTTTTGCTGTAATTTGAGTCGACCTTTCTGTGGTTTGTGGCTTCGTTCTTTTGACTTGTTAGTGGATGGAATGTTTACAGACATTTCTAATTTCTACTTTATTTGAAAATTGAAGCGAGAGCTGTTGGGTCTTTTTGTTTTGGTGTTTATCGCTCAGATTGGGCATTTTGAGAGATGACTGGTGTTAAGGCTAACAATTTTCTAGTACTACAGTTTGTTTCAAAAAGTCATATTTGGGTGGTAGACGTAATCTGCACCCTTTCAAATTATATAACATTAtggacctttttttaaaatactaatcaTAATTTCCAGATGGGGGGGTGGGTAGTGGCAGGAAAACTTGTGTGTTTGGTAGTTGCATATGGTGATTTTTGGTTTTTCCGATGCTGGTAGGTAAATAAGGAGGTCTCTATACCATGGCTCGTACAAAGCAGACTGCCCGCAAATCCACCGGTGGTAAAGCACCGAGGAAGCAACTCGCTACAAAAGCCGCTCGCAAGAGTGCGCCCTCTACTGGAGGGGTGAAGAAACCTCATCGTTACAggtattttaaaagaggaaaaatggaaGTCTTATCTCCCGAAGTATCTATATAATCTAATAAAAAGATGTATAATAAGCATACTTTCTCCTTTAGAGAATCTGTTTTTCCCCTTGTTAAATATTTAGTacttaaaatgtgtatataatttAGTGTTAGGTTTTATTGGGAATATGTGTAATTTTGAAGCTGTAATCGTGCCCATAGCCCAAAGGAGACGTTGTATCTCTAATAATGTTAATAGGATAGACTAACATTTTACTTAGCTGTTAggtgtaatatatatgttttaaatagaaaagtgttggcttttaaatacatttttgaggATACTCTTGCATCTGGTAAAATAATTTAATCAAGATGGGGGGCGTTGTGTTTTACATTAAGTCCTTCATTTACTTGAATTGGTTTTTCCTTCTGTTGGCATAGTTTTGAACTACCCTGAGCAGTGTTGTTGAGTGCATCTGCCATTAGAGGGCAGAAGTTGTCTGTATTTACCCTCTGCAAATGATTAGCCTAAAATAAAAGTGTAAGAAATAAGTCAGGATTGAGGTAAATTTCTTGCTTAAAAttacttaaaggaaaaaatttcCATATGGAAGATACAACACAAAAGAGTGTTCATCAATTTAGAATCATTCATGAGGGATGTGCAGTGTCAAAGGTATTCTGGGAAATTGAACTTAAATACTGtaagggtgtttttttttaaagtgaagctCATTGGGTTGTGCTGGTAGATCTTTCAGAAGAAGGGGGTGCCAGTGGGAAGATTGAGAATGGTGTCAAATTGAAAGTCTGAAAAAGTTTGACTTCTTTTAGTGGCCTAGTACCTTCCCAAGTTGTAATTATAACAAGTTAGTGATGTTTAtgttaaagatgaagaaaattaagGGGACTATGATTATCAAACTCCCTGCCAGGAGTCTGTTTTAATAGCATGCTTTTTTGTATTAAAAGTATTGTGTTACTTCCAGCAGATTTGAATATTTAGGTCATAAATTGATAAGTGAAATTTGATACAAAAGCTGAAGAATAGTTAggtgatttattttttgaaatgtgaCTGCATCTCTCTGAAGCTGATGACCCCTCTTTTAAGTTCTCTTATGTATTTGGTAAccatttgtttaatgttttgttttaaaggcCTGGTACTGTGGCACTCCGTGAAATTAGACGTTATCAGAAGTCCACTGAACTTCTGATCCGCAAACTTCCCTTCCAGCGTCTGGTGCGGGAAATTGCTCAGGACTTCAAAACAGACCTGCGCTTCCAGAGCGCAGCTATCGGTGCTTTGCAGGTAAAACGGGTGGGGGAGGCGCCGGGAGCTGGCTGCTTGTGCTTTGTACCAAGGACATCTCTAAATCTTTGCATGTGCTTGTGTATCATCAGCCACTGAGATAGGTCTTTATCTATATTTCACTGTTGAGATGTCAGAAAGGTTAAGTTGCTTGAGGTTATACAAACAGATACgatttaaaaatgttaaccatGGAATGTTTAGAGGAAAAAAGAACCCTCTGGTTTGATTTACAGTTGCTGCTTGACTTTAGGAAGTCATGGGGATAAAGGTCTGTATTGGTAATTAGTTTCAAACAGGGACTGATAGAAAAGGAAAGTTAGAGTAAATGGCTTCCTGGACCTGAAGAGGCAGTTGCAGGTGGAGAGAACATAGTATCTGGGATGGGGCTAGGCAACATTAAAGAATTGTGCATTGAAGTAAAAGAAACTTGAGTGGTAGTTAGGCTTGGATTAACAACAGGGAGAAAAAGGTGTTACTGGGCTTGTAAAGAGAGAAGTTTGAAGACACGTTTGTTTAAGGGGATTATATATGGATTTCCACTTAAATGGAAAACAGTGAGTTTAGTCTTAGCTCCAGTGTGTCAGAACTTTGAGAAATACAGTTTTAGCTGTGGTTATGTATTTGAAATGGgattccctaatggctcagaggtaaagaatacgcctgcaatgcaggagactccggtttgatacctgggttgggaagatctcctggaggaggaaatggcaacccactccagtattttggcctgaaaaatcccatggacagaggagcctggcaggctacggtacaaagggtcacagagtcacatgtgactgagcacacaggtgtATTTGAAATACTGGTGGTTTGTGCCAGATTAAACAACTTGAGATGCCCATACTTAAGATACTTGATTAGGTGTGTGGGTACAATTAACATCAGTCACTTAAGTAACCTATAATGTTAAGTGTGTTTGGCATTCATTAGATCATTGTAACTCAGAGTATGGCAAGACTACCACCTCTTGTCAGCATTGGGTTAGAGGtgatttaaaatgcagattactAGGCACCTCCACAGACCTGCATCAGAATCTCTTTTAGGGGAGGGTCCAGAATCGACATACATTCCATTGGAGGATTTTTCAAGGCTGCTGTTGCCAAGCTTTTCCTTTATGTGTGAGGAAGATTTGATAGGTGGATTCTATCCTGAAGTGTAATTGGTTGAGCTGTTTCTATGGTTAGTCTGAACTTCATTTGATTGGTGAATTCCAGGACTAGGCATCCATTAAATTCTCAGTGAGTTGAAATTACTGAAATTTCAAACTACTAAAAGTTTGCAGTGCTGTTATTTaagatctttattttctgatttaatcTTTGACTATTTCTAGATCCCATTTCATTTATTACAAATGCTAATCACGTTTTCTGCActaattttaaatacagaaatagTCTCAAGTGTTGACCTAAAGATGCTAATTTTGTTTTGCAGTTACAGTTGGCAGGGCTCTACTTGAACTACGCATTATACTTGAAAGTCCAACATTGTCAAGCCTAAGTGTCAGTGACAGAGCTTTGTAAATTGATTACTAAACAGTCTGGCTAAAAgacttgtcttttaaaaattcattgctGTTATTAAGGTTTGTGTTTTATACTTGTCAGTAAGTGATTGCATTGGTTTTGAGCAAAATGTTCAACTCTGCTGCCTGTAGTACTCTGGCATTGGTAGCTCTTTattggaaaatatttcatttctcttaaggGTATAGAGATGAAGAATTTGCTAATGCGAATAGGGCAGAAGAAAGCCATTTTTGACTTTAGAGTTACATTGTTTACAACTTCTCTAACACAACTAAAAGAGATGGAGGGGGGTAAGTCTAGGGAGGATGGTGGAGAAATTAAACTTGGTTTGCCATAGATTATCAAGACTTAACTAACTTAAAATTTAGCTTTTGCCCCTAACAACTGAGAGTTTGAATTAAGGTCACCTTATGTTAAAAGTTGACATTGGTGGTTTGAAATGGTGGAACAGTCAGATACTGAATATACTCAAAATGTTGTGAATTAACATTTCCTTCCATttacaagattttctttttggtattATCTCAAAATCTTGTTCACTGGGTCCCTCTTTAAATCCCATCATAGCCTTAATGTTTAGGAAACTTTGGACATTGGTAATAGAATTAGAAATACATGGGTCATGGTCAGATTCCCTGTATTGACTCTTCTCCCAGAGCTGACAGACACAACCCTGTGATATCTAGAGTAGGTTGTAAGATAGCAGTGAGAGCCCCAGCTGCCACATATCACATTGGAATAGTACTAGGGGAGCCAGAATCATTCCACTCTTAAATGGGTGTTTGAATTTCAGGACTTGTTGGCTTGTCCATATAGCAGCTCATAGTGCTGTCTTTTGCAGAAGCCTTCTAGATTTGCATAATCCTGAGACATGCTGGgtgaaaccaaaaaaagaaacaactgttttctttcttgaggAATTTAAGTTCTGGTATCTAATGTGAAACTCAGTAGGGTCTACAGTATGCTATGTTTTCTAAACTTGTTACCATTGCTAGAATATCCCAAAGATGAATCCCTGAATATTAAGGACTTTTGCTTTTAGTATATTCTTTGGAATAGGTA
The genomic region above belongs to Cervus elaphus chromosome 14, mCerEla1.1, whole genome shotgun sequence and contains:
- the LOC122707719 gene encoding histone H3.3A, which gives rise to MARTKQTARKSTGGKAPRKQLATKAARKSAPSTGGVKKPHRYRPGTVALREIRRYQKSTELLIRKLPFQRLVREIAQDFKTDLRFQSAAIGALQEASEAYLVGLFEDTNLCAIHAKRVTIMPKDIQLARRIRGERA